DNA from Mycobacteriales bacterium:
ATTCGAGACGTCCCCGATGCCGTGGTGGCCGCGGTCGACGCCCATGCCATCCGGCTTGGACTGTCGCGGAGTGAGTACGTGCGCCGCCGGCTCGCCCAGGACGCCGACGTGTCCGGCTCCTCCGTGGCGGTGTCCGATCTGGCGCGGTTGGCCGAGCTGACCGCGGACCTGGCCGACCCCGACGTCATGGACCAGGCGTGGCGCTGACGCCCTGGCTGATCGACAAGTCGGCGCTGGTCCGACT
Protein-coding regions in this window:
- a CDS encoding ribbon-helix-helix protein, CopG family, which produces MADMLIRDVPDAVVAAVDAHAIRLGLSRSEYVRRRLAQDADVSGSSVAVSDLARLAELTADLADPDVMDQAWR